The following coding sequences lie in one Treponema sp. OMZ 790 genomic window:
- a CDS encoding LCP family protein — MKIKLMDTGKNIIFLLVILIVLITSFVVVLLKMQRDTVQDYLSSDKILKVLLVVEDKGVPISISILAYYPETKRAAMFDVPANIGLIIQSLNRTDAIGAVYTEKGISSFKTEIEKLAGISVPFYLTCNLDNFSMLTDMLGGLSVFIPSPVDIELDNKRVLLPSGSVSLDGDKIRDFLVYEDELDTEGEAAARKQKAVLALFRAISDNSPEIFSKERFSVLSNNFRSNVSGSDLKNLIESISKMDSERLVPQRLTGAVRIIEDKRLLTPFREGQQIKEIIRQTIAVLASDDSSALERVYALEILNGTNVQGLAKSTSELYQSFAYDVVSIGNSENPVAETVLIDRIGNPSVAKIVAKVIRCNNIQTTQLPAEGDYGSETNVDFTLILGSDFNGFFVVEKKDDKKDNDDENDKDKN; from the coding sequence ATGAAAATAAAACTTATGGATACCGGAAAAAATATTATATTCCTCTTAGTAATTCTTATCGTTTTAATTACCTCCTTTGTTGTAGTGCTTTTAAAAATGCAAAGAGATACCGTTCAGGATTATCTTTCTTCCGATAAAATTTTAAAAGTTCTTTTGGTGGTTGAGGACAAGGGAGTTCCAATTTCGATAAGTATACTGGCCTATTATCCTGAAACGAAGAGGGCTGCCATGTTCGATGTACCTGCAAATATCGGTTTGATTATTCAATCCTTAAACCGCACAGATGCTATCGGAGCCGTATATACAGAAAAAGGTATATCGAGTTTTAAAACCGAAATCGAAAAACTTGCAGGCATTTCCGTGCCTTTTTATCTGACATGCAATCTTGATAATTTTTCTATGCTGACAGACATGCTTGGCGGGCTTTCAGTTTTTATCCCTTCGCCTGTGGATATAGAACTTGATAATAAGCGGGTTCTTTTGCCTTCAGGATCCGTTTCTCTTGACGGCGATAAGATACGGGATTTTCTTGTTTATGAGGATGAATTGGATACGGAAGGAGAAGCAGCTGCAAGAAAGCAAAAGGCCGTTCTTGCTCTTTTTAGAGCAATAAGCGATAATTCGCCCGAGATTTTTTCTAAGGAGAGGTTTTCGGTTTTAAGCAATAATTTTAGATCGAATGTTTCAGGTTCCGACTTAAAAAATTTAATTGAATCTATAAGCAAGATGGATTCTGAGCGCTTGGTGCCGCAAAGACTTACCGGTGCTGTCCGCATTATCGAAGACAAGCGTCTTTTGACTCCGTTCCGTGAGGGGCAGCAGATAAAAGAAATTATCCGCCAGACAATTGCCGTTTTGGCATCCGATGATTCTTCTGCTCTTGAACGCGTTTACGCCTTAGAAATTTTAAACGGAACAAATGTACAAGGGCTTGCAAAGAGCACCTCCGAGCTTTATCAAAGCTTTGCCTATGACGTTGTCAGCATAGGCAACTCAGAAAATCCTGTAGCCGAAACTGTTTTGATAGACAGAATCGGAAACCCTTCCGTAGCTAAAATTGTTGCAAAGGTTATACGATGTAACAATATTCAAACTACGCAGCTTCCTGCTGAAGGAGACTACGGAAGCGAAACCAATGTTGACTTTACCCTGATTTTGGGTTCGGATTTTAACGGTTTTTTTGTTGTCGAGAAAAAAGATGACAAAAAAGATAATGATGATGAAAATGATAAGGATAAAAACTAA
- the rsfS gene encoding ribosome silencing factor: MIENFDFYAPALELGKLLHDFKGEDVVVLDLRDKNIWTDFFVICTVTSAAHSGGLEKRVYEFLPEHNLEEYHTKRKSPDGDEWRLIDLGGIVVHLMSETARNFYSLEKIWFDSKNVLED; encoded by the coding sequence ATGATAGAAAATTTTGACTTTTATGCTCCGGCCTTGGAGCTTGGAAAATTATTGCACGATTTTAAGGGTGAAGATGTTGTTGTCTTGGATTTGCGGGATAAAAACATTTGGACCGATTTTTTTGTAATTTGTACCGTAACAAGTGCCGCTCATTCAGGCGGTTTGGAAAAAAGAGTGTACGAATTTTTGCCTGAGCACAACTTGGAAGAATATCATACCAAGCGTAAGTCTCCCGACGGCGATGAGTGGCGGCTTATAGATTTGGGCGGTATTGTTGTTCACCTTATGAGCGAAACTGCCCGTAATTTTTACAGCCTTGAAAAGATTTGGTTCGATTCAAAAAATGTTCTTGAGGACTAA
- a CDS encoding chromate transporter → MNKTNRFKNYFSLFASFFKIGLVTFGGGLAMLPILKRDLVDSKGWVTEAEILDYFAIGQSTPGIIAVNVATFVGYKRGGLIGSVFSTSGVVCPSLIIITLIAAFVSNFNELVWVQKALKGINVAVSVLLVKAVFAFGKKTVFDLCTFLIAAFSFALMFIFNVQGIWIVIGSAFFGWLFQTFKSRQLLKSSGGEKS, encoded by the coding sequence ATGAATAAAACAAATCGTTTTAAAAATTATTTTTCTCTTTTTGCAAGTTTTTTTAAGATAGGTCTTGTAACCTTCGGCGGAGGGCTAGCCATGCTGCCCATATTAAAAAGAGATTTGGTTGATTCCAAGGGCTGGGTAACAGAGGCTGAGATTTTGGATTACTTTGCAATAGGTCAGAGCACACCGGGAATTATAGCGGTAAATGTTGCAACCTTTGTCGGATATAAAAGAGGAGGGCTGATAGGTTCAGTTTTTTCTACCTCAGGGGTTGTTTGTCCTTCTCTTATAATAATTACGCTCATAGCCGCCTTTGTTTCAAATTTTAACGAATTAGTCTGGGTTCAAAAAGCTTTAAAGGGAATAAATGTTGCAGTTTCCGTTTTATTGGTAAAAGCAGTTTTTGCATTCGGAAAAAAGACGGTTTTTGATCTTTGCACATTTTTAATAGCAGCCTTTTCATTTGCGCTTATGTTTATTTTTAATGTGCAGGGAATATGGATAGTAATAGGCTCGGCTTTTTTTGGTTGGCTTTTTCAAACCTTCAAATCGCGGCAGCTTTTAAAATCGAGCGGAGGAGAAAAATCCTAA
- a CDS encoding chromate transporter — protein MSLIGLFFLFMYIGLCTIGGGLVAITLMQQELITRGLISSEDFFAMVAISESTPGPMGINMATYIGYELYGVLGSIVLTTGIVLPSLIVIVLIARFASAFQEKPLVKKSFYGLRAGAVGMIAVACWQVINISVLNLSVFRTSGKILDIVHIKQFAFFWLLFFVSVFFKKLHPVVLVAAGALFGILFL, from the coding sequence ATGAGCCTGATTGGTTTGTTTTTTTTGTTTATGTACATAGGGCTTTGTACCATAGGCGGCGGCCTTGTGGCTATTACTTTGATGCAGCAAGAGTTGATTACCAGAGGGCTTATAAGTTCCGAAGATTTTTTTGCAATGGTTGCCATTTCAGAATCAACTCCCGGTCCGATGGGGATCAATATGGCAACCTATATAGGCTATGAACTTTACGGAGTTTTGGGAAGTATAGTTTTGACTACCGGAATTGTTCTTCCTTCACTGATAGTTATAGTTTTGATAGCCCGCTTTGCCTCAGCTTTCCAAGAAAAGCCTTTGGTAAAAAAAAGTTTTTACGGCTTAAGAGCCGGAGCTGTCGGTATGATTGCCGTTGCCTGTTGGCAGGTAATAAATATTTCGGTTTTAAATTTATCTGTCTTTAGAACAAGCGGAAAAATACTCGACATTGTGCATATAAAACAGTTTGCTTTTTTTTGGCTTCTATTTTTTGTAAGTGTTTTTTTTAAAAAGCTTCATCCGGTAGTTTTGGTTGCAGCCGGAGCCCTGTTCGGCATTCTGTTTTTATAA
- a CDS encoding long-chain fatty acid--CoA ligase: MKTLDKSLPLLLKRISEKYPDIRAQMFKGEDKEFRSLSYKELYEATLDFAAGLLSIGAKPKDHIGLIADNRKEWLHASFGIMSIGAADVPRGCDATEQEITHILSFSECKFAVLENEAQVKKVLNNIAEIPLLESIIGIESADFKKLIEEYKIQERKIRFYTYADIIELGKSARIEGKFKPEEYAENVDTDDLASIIFTSGTTGNPKGVTMTHRNFMTQLVELPDRIILKPGQKAICVLPVWHSFERACEYVIMISGGTIAYSKPIGSVLLADMIKINPSLFPSVPRIWEAVYDGIFKAMKKRGRPLYYLFLFFIDVGIKTMRLKRRVTGQCPHFQKRSKFIYPVLALLPLLCIAPLYYIGDLLIYRTIRKKFGKCFRAGVSGGGALPPNVDEFFWAIRISVMEGYGITETAPVICVRPMPKPVFGTLGKPLACFESKIIDKNGKELPHNRKGLLLVRGDAVTKGYYKDPERTAEVIDKDGWFDTGDLAMKTIDGELILKGRRKNTIVLRGGENIEPVPIEVKLQESPLISIAVVLGQDQRGLGALIVVNKENLQSWAANNGLRNVPVSELVCDPNVQKMYEAEVAELVNSKTGFKLFERINKIVLIPEEFQAGKELSAKGEMMRHKINQLYRKEIYELFK; this comes from the coding sequence ATGAAAACTCTTGATAAATCATTACCGTTGTTGTTAAAACGGATTTCTGAAAAATATCCCGATATAAGGGCGCAAATGTTTAAGGGAGAGGATAAGGAATTCCGAAGCCTTTCTTATAAAGAACTTTATGAGGCAACTCTCGATTTTGCTGCCGGATTGCTTTCGATTGGAGCTAAACCTAAGGACCATATAGGTCTTATAGCCGATAACCGTAAAGAATGGCTTCATGCAAGTTTTGGAATTATGAGCATAGGAGCTGCAGATGTTCCGCGAGGCTGTGATGCAACCGAACAAGAGATAACTCACATTCTTTCCTTTTCGGAATGTAAATTTGCCGTTTTGGAAAACGAGGCTCAGGTCAAAAAAGTTTTGAACAATATAGCCGAAATTCCTCTATTGGAATCGATTATCGGTATTGAGAGTGCAGATTTTAAAAAGCTTATTGAAGAATATAAAATTCAAGAAAGAAAGATCAGATTTTATACCTATGCAGACATCATCGAATTAGGAAAGAGTGCAAGAATCGAAGGCAAATTCAAACCTGAAGAATATGCCGAAAACGTTGATACCGATGATTTGGCATCTATAATTTTCACTTCTGGAACAACCGGAAATCCTAAGGGTGTTACAATGACTCATAGGAATTTTATGACGCAGCTTGTTGAGCTTCCCGATAGGATTATCCTTAAACCCGGTCAAAAAGCTATATGTGTTCTTCCTGTCTGGCACTCATTTGAAAGAGCCTGTGAGTATGTTATAATGATTTCAGGCGGTACTATTGCTTATTCAAAGCCTATAGGAAGTGTTCTTTTAGCCGATATGATAAAGATAAATCCGTCTCTTTTTCCCTCTGTTCCTCGAATATGGGAGGCCGTTTATGACGGTATATTTAAGGCAATGAAAAAAAGGGGCCGCCCGCTTTATTATCTTTTCCTATTCTTTATTGATGTAGGAATAAAGACAATGAGGTTAAAGCGCAGAGTAACAGGTCAGTGTCCTCATTTTCAAAAAAGAAGTAAGTTTATATATCCGGTATTGGCCCTTCTCCCTCTTTTGTGCATAGCCCCTCTTTATTATATAGGAGACCTACTTATTTACCGCACAATCCGCAAAAAGTTCGGTAAATGTTTTAGAGCAGGTGTTTCAGGCGGAGGTGCATTGCCTCCCAATGTTGACGAATTTTTTTGGGCAATACGCATAAGCGTTATGGAAGGTTACGGTATTACCGAAACGGCTCCCGTAATTTGTGTCCGTCCCATGCCTAAGCCGGTTTTCGGTACGCTGGGTAAACCCCTTGCATGTTTTGAATCCAAAATTATAGATAAAAATGGCAAGGAATTGCCTCATAACAGAAAAGGATTGCTTCTTGTCAGAGGTGATGCCGTAACAAAGGGCTATTATAAGGATCCGGAAAGAACTGCAGAAGTCATAGATAAGGACGGATGGTTTGATACAGGCGACCTTGCAATGAAGACAATTGACGGGGAATTAATTCTTAAAGGAAGGCGAAAAAATACTATAGTTTTGCGCGGCGGAGAGAATATTGAGCCTGTGCCCATTGAAGTAAAACTGCAAGAGTCTCCTTTAATTTCGATTGCCGTTGTTTTAGGTCAAGATCAGAGAGGTTTGGGAGCATTGATTGTAGTCAACAAAGAAAATCTCCAATCATGGGCTGCGAATAACGGTCTGCGTAATGTTCCTGTCTCGGAACTTGTATGTGATCCGAATGTTCAAAAAATGTATGAGGCTGAAGTCGCCGAGCTTGTTAATTCAAAAACAGGATTTAAACTTTTTGAAAGAATAAATAAGATTGTTCTTATTCCTGAAGAATTTCAGGCAGGAAAGGAGTTGTCAGCAAAGGGCGAGATGATGCGCCATAAAATAAATCAGCTTTACCGCAAAGAAATATACGAGCTTTTTAAATAA
- a CDS encoding penicillin-binding protein 1A, which yields MNKLNKIIYLYLILIFLVLAGGAFALGKMLALTKNIKQSELFVDFNPALPSRILDIRGDLITEFSLDEKRELINYRDISPNLIAALLAREDRLFYEHKGFRIKSIIRAVIGQLTGRSLGGGSTITQQIAGLLYCDRTDKRVGRKIKELWWAIQMERRHSKDEIMMLYLNEAYFGGGTNGVSAASRFYFGRSAAEVTPAEAAILIIQLSNPTRYNPFNYPNRAKERQENVLQNMVNLGFITKEEARESFEDYWANFDYTRIALSAWFTREDKAAWFSEYVRREVADNMLYGTMNLYKDGYTVHTTCDLRHQEIADKEFQKYITTANDRVSASTSASFSQAEHYSNLTSLLSLCFGIESLSLGEKQLKVKTNSYYRKKLNDTIDVLALMCGIDNLKTLTKQSTAKTQEVLKERVVEGTFISIENETGYITAIIGGSKYSETNQLIRATQSKLQVGSTIKPLIYSAAIDEKIITAATRLDDTPQVFESADGVQYIPNNYSGKWNGTVLVYKALPLSLNIPAIKTLELVGFDRAIDRIASLMGITDPAEIDKTFEKVYPLALGISAVTPVQLLRAFAVFGNQGRAVDPIAVRAIEDRDGVTIMDPELDLRIEQRKRGAAMQVISPSNAFIMTEILKKTLTLGTLYGASSGGKKFDYKNEKTGKIFRMPMAAKSGTTQNWADSWTAIYSPYYSAVVWYGFDRGSYSLGTDNAGAALSGYVAANFMREVHKNKPFKDFVRPEKGVIMVDVCKKSGMLPSENCTDETITLPFLYGTQPSEVCTEHTTGIKLRDMGIDRIKGSGMAQGEEEIKVDIEPIEIDPSIFIDPPADGAPANGEKINENEDTSNAANDDNQNTDETENPWI from the coding sequence ATGAATAAGCTTAACAAGATAATATACCTATATCTTATTTTGATTTTTTTGGTTTTAGCCGGAGGAGCTTTCGCTCTCGGAAAAATGCTGGCACTTACAAAAAACATAAAACAAAGCGAATTATTTGTTGACTTCAATCCTGCCCTCCCGTCAAGAATATTGGACATAAGGGGCGATCTTATAACCGAATTTTCTTTGGATGAAAAAAGAGAGCTCATCAACTACAGAGACATTTCACCTAACCTGATTGCAGCTCTTTTAGCCCGTGAAGACCGCCTCTTTTACGAGCACAAAGGTTTTAGAATAAAATCAATAATCAGGGCCGTAATAGGACAGCTTACCGGAAGGTCTTTAGGAGGCGGAAGTACAATCACTCAGCAGATTGCAGGACTTCTATATTGTGACAGAACAGATAAAAGAGTTGGAAGAAAGATAAAAGAACTTTGGTGGGCTATCCAAATGGAAAGGCGGCACTCAAAAGATGAAATTATGATGCTCTACCTAAATGAAGCTTATTTTGGAGGGGGCACAAACGGAGTAAGTGCGGCTTCGCGCTTTTATTTCGGCCGTTCCGCAGCAGAAGTTACGCCGGCAGAAGCGGCTATCTTGATCATACAGCTTTCAAATCCGACAAGATACAATCCTTTCAATTATCCGAACAGGGCAAAAGAAAGACAGGAAAATGTTCTTCAAAATATGGTCAATCTGGGCTTTATCACCAAAGAAGAAGCAAGAGAATCCTTTGAAGATTACTGGGCGAATTTTGACTATACCAGAATTGCCTTATCGGCATGGTTTACACGGGAAGACAAAGCAGCGTGGTTTTCCGAATATGTAAGACGAGAAGTTGCAGACAATATGTTATACGGTACAATGAACCTATATAAAGACGGGTACACGGTACACACAACCTGCGATTTACGGCATCAGGAAATTGCCGATAAGGAATTCCAAAAATATATTACTACGGCAAACGATAGAGTTTCCGCTTCAACCTCGGCTTCATTCAGTCAAGCGGAGCACTACAGCAATCTGACTTCCCTTTTAAGCCTTTGTTTCGGAATAGAATCGTTAAGCCTCGGAGAAAAGCAGCTCAAGGTAAAGACCAATTCTTATTACCGAAAAAAATTAAACGACACAATAGATGTGCTCGCTTTAATGTGCGGTATAGACAACCTGAAAACTCTTACAAAACAATCTACAGCTAAGACACAGGAAGTTTTAAAAGAAAGAGTTGTAGAAGGAACCTTTATTTCGATAGAAAATGAAACGGGTTATATAACAGCAATCATAGGGGGAAGCAAATACAGCGAGACCAACCAGCTTATCAGAGCAACCCAGTCAAAACTTCAGGTAGGAAGTACAATAAAACCTTTGATATACTCGGCTGCTATTGACGAAAAAATAATTACCGCAGCCACAAGACTTGATGACACTCCTCAAGTTTTTGAATCGGCAGACGGAGTACAATATATTCCTAACAACTACAGCGGTAAATGGAACGGAACCGTTCTTGTATATAAGGCCTTACCCCTCTCTTTAAATATTCCGGCAATTAAAACTTTGGAACTTGTAGGTTTTGACAGAGCTATAGACCGTATCGCAAGCCTCATGGGCATTACCGACCCTGCGGAAATAGATAAAACCTTTGAAAAAGTATATCCCTTAGCCCTCGGAATAAGTGCCGTAACTCCTGTTCAGCTTTTAAGAGCCTTTGCAGTATTCGGAAATCAAGGAAGGGCTGTAGACCCGATAGCCGTAAGAGCAATAGAAGACAGGGATGGAGTTACGATAATGGATCCGGAATTGGATTTAAGAATCGAACAAAGAAAACGCGGAGCTGCAATGCAGGTTATAAGCCCCAGCAATGCCTTTATTATGACGGAAATTCTTAAAAAGACTCTTACCTTGGGAACCCTTTACGGAGCTTCTTCCGGCGGTAAAAAATTCGATTATAAAAACGAAAAAACGGGAAAGATATTTAGAATGCCGATGGCCGCAAAATCGGGAACAACCCAAAACTGGGCAGACTCATGGACGGCTATATATTCTCCGTACTACTCGGCAGTTGTTTGGTACGGTTTTGACCGCGGAAGTTATTCGCTTGGAACCGATAATGCAGGAGCCGCACTATCAGGATATGTTGCAGCTAACTTTATGAGGGAAGTCCATAAAAATAAACCTTTTAAAGATTTCGTACGGCCTGAAAAAGGCGTTATAATGGTTGATGTATGTAAAAAATCCGGAATGCTGCCATCGGAGAACTGCACCGATGAAACCATCACACTACCCTTCCTTTATGGAACTCAGCCTTCTGAAGTTTGTACCGAACATACGACAGGTATAAAGCTTAGGGATATGGGTATAGACAGAATCAAGGGATCGGGAATGGCCCAAGGTGAAGAAGAAATTAAGGTAGACATAGAACCTATAGAAATAGATCCTTCAATTTTTATAGATCCTCCGGCAGACGGAGCTCCGGCAAACGGAGAAAAAATAAATGAAAACGAAGATACATCGAATGCTGCCAATGACGATAACCAAAATACCGATGAAACGGAAAATCCTTGGATATAA
- a CDS encoding peptidoglycan bridge formation glycyltransferase FemA/FemB family protein gives MKETKLLTSEYKDEFDKLAPHPIQSWIWGDFKESMGAAAERIGFFEDGKLKSGIQIIFSKIPKTNYTVGIASKTVMPDFECLEALKKAGKKHNAVFIKIEPDIFKPVSETESSTETSLLPGNFFEEKINFLLKNGAKIGKPFFEKYNFLLNIEKTEDELLASFHSKTRYNIRLAEKKGVSVIDKSTEEGMEDYIRLMEETTKRQGFFNHNGKYFRQMFKIFPKESLRIFEAVYGEEVLTAWILFKFNGKLYYPYGASGNSHRELMPNNLIMWEAIKYGKNLNCSLFDLWGCLGPNPDTENSWYGFHKFKAGYKPQLVEYIGTFDLVYKPFMYKLFNIADKIRWIILKNKRR, from the coding sequence ATGAAAGAAACTAAACTCTTAACATCCGAATATAAAGACGAATTCGACAAGCTTGCACCTCACCCCATCCAATCATGGATTTGGGGCGACTTTAAGGAAAGCATGGGAGCAGCGGCTGAAAGAATAGGTTTTTTTGAAGACGGAAAACTAAAAAGCGGAATTCAGATTATTTTTTCTAAAATACCCAAGACTAATTATACGGTCGGCATAGCTTCAAAAACCGTAATGCCTGATTTTGAATGCCTTGAAGCCTTAAAAAAAGCTGGGAAAAAACATAATGCGGTTTTTATAAAAATAGAACCGGATATCTTTAAACCCGTATCCGAAACTGAGTCTTCAACCGAAACGTCCCTTTTACCCGGAAATTTTTTTGAAGAAAAAATAAATTTTTTGTTAAAAAACGGAGCAAAAATCGGAAAACCTTTTTTTGAAAAATATAATTTTCTTTTAAATATCGAAAAAACCGAAGACGAACTTTTAGCCTCTTTTCATTCCAAAACAAGGTACAATATCCGTCTTGCCGAAAAAAAAGGAGTAAGTGTAATCGACAAAAGCACCGAAGAAGGCATGGAAGACTATATAAGGCTGATGGAAGAAACCACAAAAAGACAGGGATTTTTTAATCACAACGGAAAATATTTTAGGCAAATGTTTAAAATATTTCCGAAAGAAAGTCTAAGAATATTTGAAGCCGTTTATGGAGAAGAAGTTTTAACCGCATGGATACTCTTTAAATTTAACGGGAAACTTTATTACCCCTATGGAGCCTCAGGAAACAGCCATCGGGAATTGATGCCGAATAATCTAATAATGTGGGAAGCAATTAAATACGGAAAAAACTTAAATTGCTCTCTTTTTGACCTTTGGGGCTGCTTAGGTCCAAATCCCGATACAGAGAATTCATGGTACGGCTTTCATAAATTTAAGGCAGGATATAAGCCTCAATTGGTGGAATACATAGGAACATTCGACCTTGTTTATAAACCGTTCATGTACAAACTCTTTAACATTGCAGATAAAATCAGATGGATTATTTTAAAAAATAAGCGAAGATAG
- a CDS encoding M23 family metallopeptidase, with the protein MKVFKFLVFSFFLSASFMYAQIPYPHIEKLNIDDHIFVQYSDDVADARKALAAAKTGNELPLRFYTYKATGEDTIIKIAARCSIPYDAIVTLNRIESVQTDISGQNLILPTMPAVYLPGKSISSIEKLTEAFFKKSKLEPVKIKIYGMEGKRDIFCFPGEIFDGTIRAFFFMPFYRFPLKEAVLTSGFGKRQDPFTGKTGYHPGIDLAAPTGSPVMACAAGRIKEISYSNVYGNYIILAHTDGRISLYGHLSKVYVTLNETVKSGKIIGAVGSTGMSTGPHLHFEIHEQGIPKNPANFVNKNK; encoded by the coding sequence ATGAAGGTCTTTAAATTTCTTGTTTTTTCCTTTTTTTTATCGGCATCCTTCATGTATGCCCAAATCCCCTACCCTCACATAGAAAAATTAAATATTGATGACCATATTTTTGTTCAATACAGTGATGATGTAGCCGATGCCCGTAAAGCCTTGGCCGCAGCCAAAACCGGAAATGAACTCCCGCTCAGATTTTACACTTATAAGGCAACCGGTGAAGACACCATAATAAAAATTGCGGCCCGCTGCTCCATTCCTTATGATGCAATAGTTACATTAAACAGAATTGAATCTGTTCAAACCGATATTTCGGGACAGAATCTTATTCTTCCTACAATGCCGGCTGTTTACCTTCCCGGAAAATCCATTTCAAGTATCGAAAAACTTACCGAAGCTTTTTTTAAAAAAAGTAAACTTGAACCTGTAAAAATAAAAATATACGGAATGGAGGGAAAAAGAGATATCTTTTGTTTTCCGGGAGAAATTTTTGACGGAACAATAAGAGCTTTTTTCTTTATGCCATTTTATAGGTTTCCTCTTAAAGAAGCTGTTCTTACTTCAGGCTTCGGCAAAAGACAGGATCCGTTTACGGGTAAAACCGGCTACCATCCGGGAATAGACCTTGCAGCCCCCACAGGGAGCCCTGTCATGGCATGTGCTGCAGGCAGAATAAAAGAAATCTCTTATAGCAATGTTTACGGAAACTACATCATTTTAGCCCACACCGATGGAAGAATAAGTCTTTACGGTCATTTGAGTAAGGTTTATGTGACCTTGAATGAAACCGTAAAATCGGGTAAAATCATAGGAGCCGTAGGATCTACCGGAATGTCAACGGGCCCTCATCTTCATTTTGAAATACATGAGCAAGGTATACCAAAAAATCCTGCCAATTTTGTAAACAAAAATAAATAG
- a CDS encoding DUF362 domain-containing protein — protein sequence MAYKISNECTNCAACESECPVNAISEAGGKHVIDADTCISCGACAGVCPVEAISEE from the coding sequence ATGGCTTATAAAATTTCTAACGAATGCACGAACTGTGCCGCGTGCGAAAGTGAATGCCCCGTAAACGCTATCAGCGAAGCCGGCGGCAAACACGTAATTGATGCTGATACCTGTATCAGCTGTGGTGCTTGCGCAGGCGTTTGCCCTGTTGAAGCAATCTCAGAGGAATAA
- a CDS encoding exodeoxyribonuclease III, giving the protein MNSIISWNVNGIRAVEKKGFLDWLNTENPDVLCVQETKAAKPQLSKELTEPELPNGRYFAYWASAKKAGYSGTAVFTKKEPLQVRTMGLKEFDDEGRVLVADFDKISIISAYFPNSQDGGARLGYKLDFCAAILEFCDSIQKKGNNVILCGDYNIAHKPIDLANPKSNEKNPGYLPEERAWMDEFTSSGYTDTFRHFCQEPEKYTWWSYRFRAREKNIGWRLDYHCVNDSFLPKIKDSIILDGVMGSDHCPVKLIY; this is encoded by the coding sequence ATGAATTCGATTATTTCATGGAATGTAAACGGCATCAGGGCCGTAGAAAAAAAAGGCTTTTTGGATTGGCTTAATACCGAAAATCCCGATGTACTTTGCGTGCAGGAAACAAAAGCAGCGAAGCCTCAACTCAGCAAGGAGCTTACGGAACCTGAGCTCCCGAACGGAAGATATTTTGCCTATTGGGCTTCAGCAAAGAAGGCAGGCTATTCGGGAACTGCCGTATTTACAAAAAAAGAACCCTTGCAGGTAAGAACAATGGGTTTAAAAGAATTCGACGATGAAGGAAGGGTCTTGGTAGCCGACTTTGACAAGATTTCTATTATTTCGGCTTATTTTCCCAACTCGCAAGACGGAGGAGCCCGCCTAGGCTACAAGCTGGACTTTTGCGCAGCCATTCTCGAATTCTGCGATTCCATTCAAAAAAAAGGAAACAACGTAATCCTTTGCGGGGACTACAACATAGCCCATAAGCCGATAGACCTAGCAAATCCTAAGAGCAACGAAAAAAATCCCGGCTATCTTCCTGAAGAAAGGGCTTGGATGGATGAGTTTACCTCATCAGGCTATACCGATACTTTTAGGCACTTTTGCCAAGAACCAGAAAAATACACATGGTGGAGCTACCGCTTTAGAGCCAGAGAAAAAAACATCGGGTGGCGGCTTGATTATCACTGCGTAAATGATTCTTTTTTACCTAAAATAAAGGATTCTATCATATTGGACGGAGTAATGGGCTCAGATCACTGCCCCGTCAAGTTAATCTACTAA